The Desertifilum tharense IPPAS B-1220 DNA segment TTAGCCTTACAAACCTCGCGCCCAGACAATCACGCCTTCAACCCCGAACCCTATGCAACATCAGGGTTGTGGCAATCCCATATTTGCTCTGACCCGGTGACTTCCCTAGAAGCTGGGATCAAAAAAGTCTGGGCAGAACTCTTTCGCGCCCGCAGCCTCCTGTATTGGCAGCGCTGCGGCGTCAAACTCCACCAAATTTACCTAGCCGTCTTAATCCAACCCATTGCCAACGCCAAAGCATCAGGCACCCTCAACGCCACCACAGACACCTTTGAAATTCAAGCCACCTGGGGGTTAGGAATGTCCCTCGTCAAAGGCGAAGTCTTGCCCGATCTCTACCGCATTCAGGCCGAAACCGGAACCTTACAAGACACCCATCTGGGGGAAAAAACCATTCTCTACGACTTAGCCGCCGAAGCGTTGCATCCCCAGAACCCTTTACAGACGCAAGCTCTCGCCGAATCCCTCAGCACTCAAGCCGTTTTGGGCGATCGCGAATTGCAACAACTCGTCCATTTAGCCCAACAGCTTAAATCCAACATCGCCTCCCCCTACACCTTGGAATGGACGATCGCGCAACCGCAGTCCACGCTATATCTCACCCAGGTGGAGGTGCAGCCCCTTCCCGTTCAGCACCCTTTAGCCCTGAAGCCGCCCTCCTTAGAAGTCTCGGTCCCCTTTCTTCGGGGATTAGCGGCGGCCCCCGGTCAAGTGCAAACGCGCGCAACCGCAATCGGGCCAACGCAGACCCTCACGGAACCCATTGTACCGGGTCGAATTTTAGTGGTTAGCGCGATCGCCCCCGAACATCTGCCGCTGTTGCAACAGGCTGCCGGTATTATTGCCGAACAGGGCAGTTTAACCAGTCATGGAGCCATTGTTGCCCGCGAACTGGGGATTCCCGCCATTGTCAGCGTTCAGGGGGCAACCCGCCTGATTCAATCGGGCGAGGTGATATTTATGGATGGGAGTACGGGCGAAATTTATCGTCGAGATGCGCCAGCGATCGCCCCTTTGCCTCGACCGCAACCGCTAGCAACCCCGCATTCCTACCGCACCAGCACCCAACTGATGGTCAATCTCAGTCAGTCTACCTCCATTGAACGGGCGCAAGCCTTACCTGTAGATGGGGTGGGGTTGCTGAGATCGGAGTTGATGGTACCCGAAATTCTAGATGGACTGTCGCCGTGGGATTGGTTGCACCAAGGACGGGGGGCAGAATTTGCCGAACGCTTGCAACAGCAGATCGCTCGATTTGCCTCAGCGTTTGCGCCTCGACCCGTCTTTTATCGGGCGTTAGATTTAAATATCAATCCCGAAGGGGAACCGCTACCCGCCTCCCAGAACGCCATGCTGGGATTGCGCGGCACGTTTAATTGCCTGTTGAACCCCGATTTATTTGATTTAGAGTTGAGAGCGATCGCCCAAGTGCATCAGCAAGGCTTGCATAACGTGCATCCGATCCTGCCCTTTGTGCGAACGGTCGAAGAATTTGTCTTTTGTCGCAACCGCCTACCCCTGGCGGGTTTAGACCCGGAACGGCTGCAACTGTGGATTATGGCAGAGGTGCCTTCTATCCTCTTCTTATTGCCCGAATACGTGCAAGCAGGCGTGCGGGGAATCTCGATTGGTACAAACGACCTCTCGCAACTTTTGTTAGGCATCGATCGCAATTTAGGGGTTCTCGCCTCCGCTTTTGATGGGCTGCATCCTGCGGTTTTAAGGGCCATTCAGCAACTGATTCAAACGGCGAGGACTTGTGGCATTCCCTGTTCCATTTGCGGCCAAGCGCCCAGCCTGTACCCCGAATTAGTCGATTTATTGGTGCAATGGGGAATTAGTGCAATTTCCGTCGATTTACAGGCCGTGCCAACCACCCTGGAGGCGATCGCCCAAGCCGAACAGCGCATTGTCCTAGAAGCGACCCGTCGCCAGTTACGCCCGGAGGACTAGCCGCTATCTGCTACGATTGGATGTTAAATTCAACAACCTCCGCTGCCCCTCAACCCCCGATGATTTATCCTGAGTTTTCTCAATTTGCTGAACTTGCTAAACAAGGTAACTTTGTGCCGGTCTATCAAGAATGGGTAGCCGACCTCGATACGCCAGTTTCAGCGTGGTATAAGGTGTGTGCAGGGCAACCCTACAGCTTTTTATTAGAGTCGGTTGAAGGGGGAGAAAATCTCGCCCGCTACAGTTTATTAGGATGCGATCCCCTCTGGATTTTAGAAGCGCGGGGCGATCGCACTAC contains these protein-coding regions:
- a CDS encoding putative PEP-binding protein, coding for MHVRKQNAVTVLEWLDRIHPQDRFVVGDKAFYLGQLLQRGYPVIPGFVVRSSILRNFLAEIDWLEPLFSDLSDSTLHLDVNNPRQLQAIAQRIRDSIQTAPLPPDWLASFSEAAEELSRQTELSTFILRPSLALQTSRPDNHAFNPEPYATSGLWQSHICSDPVTSLEAGIKKVWAELFRARSLLYWQRCGVKLHQIYLAVLIQPIANAKASGTLNATTDTFEIQATWGLGMSLVKGEVLPDLYRIQAETGTLQDTHLGEKTILYDLAAEALHPQNPLQTQALAESLSTQAVLGDRELQQLVHLAQQLKSNIASPYTLEWTIAQPQSTLYLTQVEVQPLPVQHPLALKPPSLEVSVPFLRGLAAAPGQVQTRATAIGPTQTLTEPIVPGRILVVSAIAPEHLPLLQQAAGIIAEQGSLTSHGAIVARELGIPAIVSVQGATRLIQSGEVIFMDGSTGEIYRRDAPAIAPLPRPQPLATPHSYRTSTQLMVNLSQSTSIERAQALPVDGVGLLRSELMVPEILDGLSPWDWLHQGRGAEFAERLQQQIARFASAFAPRPVFYRALDLNINPEGEPLPASQNAMLGLRGTFNCLLNPDLFDLELRAIAQVHQQGLHNVHPILPFVRTVEEFVFCRNRLPLAGLDPERLQLWIMAEVPSILFLLPEYVQAGVRGISIGTNDLSQLLLGIDRNLGVLASAFDGLHPAVLRAIQQLIQTARTCGIPCSICGQAPSLYPELVDLLVQWGISAISVDLQAVPTTLEAIAQAEQRIVLEATRRQLRPED